One Plasmodium relictum strain SGS1 genome assembly, chromosome: 2 genomic region harbors:
- a CDS encoding phenylalanine--tRNA ligase alpha subunit, putative gives MNTNISEEKKNEELCNFLHILDEEFKLCKEKEKNEKNEKKEQNEYYDNLKKDKGIDVLLNEYTTSLNISKKYEMDHNKVIGMIKKLETLYYIINNIKNFNTYQLTEEGAQYLKEGSPEFIVLRFVLEKKKCTMEDLKKTFGKKGEIGLNINLKNKMIELNKSEKNLSSSFDINKIEDKTQSYLEIINKNGNDENTLFEELKKKNVDNLNNLIQDLKKRKLLEVKKNSYSYVIKTSNFRKDIKKQITDLNYALLKNEEYKKYDIKKYNFFSSGKKINKGNLHLLTKQMRIFKEIFISLGFEEMETNKYVESSFWCFDALYIPQQHPSRDLQDTFFIKKPETCQDDFIDSQYIENIKRVHTHGDYGSFGWNYNWKLDESKKNVLRTHTTANSCRALFNLAKEYKKNGNIIPKKYFSIDKVFRNENLDSTHLAEFHQIEGLIIDKNLGLGHLIGTLSAFYKNIGIHKLKFKPTFNPYTEPSMEIYGYHEQSKKWLEVGNSGIFRPEMLRSMGFPKDVSVIAWGLSLERPTMIKYNIKNIRDLFGYKSIV, from the coding sequence ATGAATACCAATATATCcgaagaaaagaaaaatgaagaacTGTGTAACTTTCTTCATATATTAGACGaagaatttaaattatgtaaagaaaaagaaaaaaatgaaaaaaatgaaaaaaaagaacaaaatgaatattatgataacttaaaaaaagaCAAAGGAATTGatgttttattaaatgaatatacTACATCGTTAAACATAAGTAAAAAGTATGAAATGGATCATAATAAAGTAATTGGTATGATTAAAAAGCTGGAAACgctatattatattattaacaatattaaaaattttaacacTTATCAATTAACAGAAGAGGGAGCTCAATATTTAAAGGAAGGATCACCAGAATTTATTGTGTTAAGATTtgtattagaaaaaaaaaagtgtacaatggaagatttaaaaaaaacgtTTGGGAAAAAAGGTGAAATAGGATTAAACATcaacttaaaaaataaaatgatagAACTAAACAAAAGTGAAAAAAACTTAAGTTCAAGttttgatataaataaaattgagGATAAGACACAAAGCTACTTAGAaatcataaataaaaatggaaatgatgaaaatactctttttgaagaattaaaaaaaaaaaatgtagataatttaaataacttaattcaagatttaaaaaaaagaaaattattagaagttaaaaaaaactcTTATAGTTATGTTATAAAAACTAGCAATTTTagaaaagatataaaaaagcAAATAACTGATTTAAATTATGCTTTGTTAAAGaatgaagaatataaaaaatatgacataaaaaaatataatttcttcTCAAGCggaaagaaaataaataaaggaAATTTGCATCTTTTAACAAAACAAATGAGAATctttaaagaaatttttatttctttaggATTTGAAGAAATGGAAACTAATAAATATGTAGAATCTTCTTTTTGGTGTTTTGATGCTTTATATATTCCACAACAGCATCCTAGTAGAGATTTACAagatactttttttataaaaaaaccAGAAACTTGTCAAGACGATTTTATAGATTCTCaatatattgaaaatataaaaagagtACACACACATGGAGATTATGGAAGTTTTGGATGGAATTATAATTGGAAGTTAGATGagagtaaaaaaaatgttttgcGAACACATACAACGGCTAATTCATGTCGTGCTTTGTTTAATTTAGCAAaagaatacaaaaaaaatgggAATATTATaccaaaaaaatattttagtatTGATAAAGTATTTAGAAATGAAAATCTTGATAGTACTCACTTAGCTGAATTTCACCAAATAGAAGGACTTataattgataaaaatttagGACTTGGGCACTTAATAGGAACATTATCagcattttataaaaatataggaatacataaattaaaatttaaaccAACATTTAATCCTTATACAGAACCATCAATGGAAATTTATGGATATCATGAGCAAAGTAAAAAATGGCTAGAAGTTGGAAATAGTGGAATTTTTAGACCTGAAATGTTAAGGTCTATGGGGTTTCCAAAAGATGTATCTGTTATTGCCTGGGGGTTAAGCTTAGAAAGACCTACAAtgattaaatataatattaaaaatattagagATCTTTTTGGTTATAAAAGTATTGTGtaa
- a CDS encoding cold-shock protein, putative: MFNRKLNYPFLNCFKKIFFSELINKEKNDKITGNVVKFDKRKGYGFIKPNDGGPDIFVHYSDICYSRSFAITNDEKKKLAWTSNMDLRNSKIDFNFENDNKKKQEIKKEFKYLIPGEKVKFSVIYDEKSHSSKAINVEYLD, encoded by the exons atgtttaataGGAAACTGAATTATCCTTTTTTAAactgttttaaaaaaatttttttttctgaattaataaataaagagaAGAATGATAAAATAACAGGAAATGTAGTAAAATTTGATAAAAGGAAAGGATATGGTTTTATAA aGCCTAATGATGGAGGACCAGATATTTTTGTTCATTACTCTGATATTTGTTACA gTAGAAGTTTTGCAATAActaatgatgaaaaaaaaaaattagcatGGACTTCGAACATGGATTTGAGGAATAGCAAAATtgattttaattttgaaaatgataacaaaaaaaagcaagaaattaaaaaagagttTAAATACTTAATACCAGgtgaaaaagtaaaattttcCGTTATATATGACGAAAAAAGTCATTCTAGTAAAGCAATAAATGTTGAGTATCTTGATTAA
- a CDS encoding N-acetyltransferase, putative translates to MASYQYFSYIDLYKINNVNLDPFTEVFNDKFYLRYIYKWPHMNIISRDIDDHINGYIIGKEEGYDEEYHGHVTALSIEEDSRRTGKGIDLMNEFEKISKIIHKGYFVDLFVRISNDPAINMYKKLGYIINEEITNYYCGNESALDMRKYLNLEKT, encoded by the exons atggctAGTTATCAGTATTTTAGTTATAtagatttatataaaattaacaatGTGAATTTAGATCCTTTTACTGAAGTATTTAatgataaattttatttaagatATATTTACAAATGGCCTCATATGAACATTATTAGCAGAGATATAGATGATCATATAAATGGGTATATAATAG GTAAAGAAGAAGGTTATGATGAGGAATATCATGGTCATGTAACAGCTTTATCAATTGAAGAGGATAGTAGAAGAACAGGAAAAGGCATTGATTTAATGAAtgaatttgaaaaaatatctaAAATAATTCATAAGGGTTATTTTGTTGATTTATTTGTTCGTATTTCTAATGACCCAGctataaatatgtataagAAATTGGGTTACATaattaatgaagaaattaCTAATTATTATTGTGGTAATGAAAGTGCTCTAGATATGAGGAAATActtaaatttagaaaaaacgTAA
- a CDS encoding tubulin-specific chaperone a, putative, with amino-acid sequence MENILSHFKNLKINHGAVKRLLKELMYYEKEEEDLKSKVNKLKDEKKSEGEIKRAEEILQETIRVLPHINNSLQKSLKKLCDIIYENFEGILEINDKKIEFSNKYSEEELKQIFATQYEEFCKEINNINQTLENIFLHIKDATLPSCNRIINNPVLLPKEEYVDI; translated from the exons atgGAAAACATATTATctcattttaaaaatttgaaaataaacCATGGTGCCGTTAAAAGGCTTTTAAAAGAGTTAATGTATTATGAAAAGGAGGAAGAAGATTTAAAAAGTAAAGTGAATAAACTCAAG GATGAAAAGAAAAGTGAAGGTGAGATAAAACGAGCAGAAGAAATTTTACAAGAAACGATAAGAGTATTACCACATATAAATAACTCTTTACAAAAAAGTTTAAAGAAATTATGCGAtataatttatgaaaattttgaagGCATTTTAGaaattaatgataaaaaaattgaattttctaataaatatTCTGAAGAAGAATTAAAACAGATTTTTGCTACACAGTATGAAGAATTCtgtaaagaaataaataatattaatcaAACTTTAGAAAACATATTTCTTCATATTAAAGATGCTACATTACCTTCTTGTAATCGAATAATTAATAATCCTGTATTATTACCAAAAGAAGAATATGTAGACATATAG
- a CDS encoding fatty acid elongation protein, GNS1/SUR4 family, putative, which translates to MIEKIITKVNDESYFRILGNIRDYPKKAVFNIEEIIPFYKYLCFQWEKDFTPFRFIELVHNKYYVCPIVVIIYLLFCKYGNNLMQNRKPFNIKKIIIIWNFLLSCFNMFVIMRLLPVLIYIIYHYSLTGLLIIPPIYMYAFGPVGLWICLFILSKYFELIDTCFLILRKKEVTLLHWFHHSTVLLYTWDTYYVELPAGVVFIFINAFVHTIMYFYYFLATLYNKPLKWSVVVTFIQIFQMILGILLTIYCLYITYIYKYNTNWEIDFIHKLKNNFSFDNGHYISRKNLFFACLMYLSYLYLFAKYFINRYVVKFIKKKKE; encoded by the exons ATgattgaaaaaataataactaAAGTAAATGATGAATCATATTTTAGAATATTAGGTAATATTCGGGACTACCCTAAGAAAGCTGTTTTTAATATAGAGGAAATTATtcctttttataaatatttatgttttcaGTG GGAAAAGGATTTTACTCCTTTTAGATTTATTGAGTTGGTACACAATAAATATTACGTCTGCCCAATTGTTgtgataatttatttattattttgtaaatatgGAAATAATCTCATGCAAAATAGAAAAccatttaatataaaaaagataataataatatggaactttttattatcatgTTTTAATATGTTTGTAATAATGAGATTATTACCTGTAttgatttatataatttaccATTATTCATTAACTGGATTATTAATAATACCCCCAATTTATATGTATGCATTTGGCCCTGTTGGATTATGGATATGCTTATTTATATTGtctaaatattttgaattaaTTGATACAtgctttttaattttaagaaaaaaagaagtaaCATTATTACACTGGTTTCATCATTCTACAGTTTTGTTATATACATGGGATACATATTATGTTGAATTACCAGCTGGagttgtttttatttttattaatgcaTTTGTTCATACtataatgtatttttattactttttagcTACTTTATATAATAAGCCATTAAAATGGAGTGTTGTTGTTACttttattcaaatttttcAAATGATTTTAGGTATTTTGTTAACCATATATTGCTTATACATAACTTATATTTACAAATATAATACTAATTGGGAAATCGATTTTATTCACAAATTGAAAAATAACTTTTCGTTTGACAATGGCCATTATATCtcaagaaaaaatttattctttGCGTGCCTTATGTATTTgtcttatttatatttatttgcaaaatattttattaatagatatgttgttaaatttataaaaaaaaagaaagaataa
- a CDS encoding mRNA cleavage factor-like protein, putative: MVTQSNSSTINATNVNICNRENKSEWLLYPQSNYEFNIDEKLKNKFILDNEKCKKRINSYNKNGIRNSVLAIILCHRYEYPHLLLLQHLESQKYYLLNGKYKTWEKPKEVLKKKLQKYINKIKDIHFISNQINVEKEETVEIGEFLGEWWKTQFNSVYLPYLPAHVTRPKEYVRLYQVTLSSKCIFHLPPGFTLKALPLFDLNNCGIAINGLSSILSRFKLHCMVQEESEN, encoded by the coding sequence atgGTAACTCAATCAAATAGTTCTACGATAAATGCTACAAACGTTAATATATGTAACAGAGAAAATAAATCTGAGTGGTTATTATATCCTCAATCTAATTACGAATTCAATATTGAtgaaaaactaaaaaataaatttattttggATAATGAAAAATGCAAGAAACGTATAAAttcttataataaaaatggaatAAGAAATTCTGTATTAGCAATAATATTATGTCATAGATATGAATACCCAcacttattattattacaacATTTAGAAAGTcagaaatattatttattaaatggaAAGTATAAGACATGGGAAAAGCCAAAGgaagtattaaaaaaaaaattacagaaatatattaacaaaattaaagatatacattttatatcaaatcaaataaatgtggaaaaagaagaaacaGTTGAAATTGGAGAATTCTTAGGAGAATGGTGGAAAACACAATTTAATTCAGTCTATTTACCTTACTTACCAGCTCATGTAACTAGACCTAAAGAATATGTTCGTTTATATCAAGTAACATTATCATCAAAATGTATTTTTCATTTGCCACCTGGTTTTACATTAAAAGCTTTACCTTTATTTGATTTGAACAATTGTGGTATAGCTATTAATGGATTATCAAGTATACTTTCAAGATTTAAGTTACATTGTATGGTACAAGAAGAATCCgaaaattaa
- the CCp5 gene encoding LCCL domain-containing protein, putative: MTKITIIFFFLYLIKSIFIFSKDPASSLEKITEFRQQHRKTLDGRLCASAFLHDDQTYTDCTNATSPDGTSGKEWCYVEVQLLGKGSRDWDYCANAINYDKLRMHVKKVFEEKSLEADRLKDRLQVLNSRIYSMLQKFDSVCGKKHELINSRIEKINEWLTKSEDSLSKIENNSNDIDSTKNIIDNLQIDIKNESENAKQAEENCENSPGYEDEPHSDGLKVSYFNNPFFEGSPTETKIEKDVNFFYSNRGPVESLSPYKYSIRYEGFLLAPHNGTYIFIIETDCSFRLLLNNKDVLLYGFEEVEEENSFPKRSIKYSTTNDEKSEIIKKNSKPIELIGGEKHKFVLEVSHSSHLKYKNGESASFKLLWKSSAIDEQVIQSHYFFSENVIPPIRFSSLNADLFEIGLIDIEENVFKNDADWLITSIPSKYIGLHLLRTEQNPQFTNFSLSVNTGSNLFIAAPVNEVLPLSPHKDSLWKAFDTEDILEITHNITKEKKKFKIKFIPLKNRADLKFYVLQNIPFLIFAQQRKILPTICNGEEEVLSSPENKVFKECIESSSLTDEFNCLAGLSNLHMDKKYSTWRSLNTSIGEYIKVFFNRPVQINKFRFKPRDNILTWPSEISLLFDDTELIIPILHTSNIDHNTFKLEHPIITTSVKIEIRDMFVNYDETGGSFELIGNSCNITDNDYMSHHATIDIIDCNNTLNNIPDVLPLINGDKFLATCDYHCIEQLAGEVYGSDIYSIDSSLCKTAVHAGVCNKKNDKNCKFLVMINDKQENYVGNLQNNVLSLNQNKNSNLSFTVSPAFTQNFNQLYSSSPNSYSIVFKRNNDLNLPNKFLIDSGEVFKDYDTFAYGWNRPISFLEPLTQKNIYSNGLYSGGINFPPASASEHCITDLECQTNFWKFRTHENGTYTIQVLIGNISSSDKQNAFIEVNGLPLIKNVELQKNEYFVAVKNVQITNRSLIFTSTCLESENECTHAKTTIMAIQILKI, translated from the exons ATGACAAAAAtaacaattatttttttttttttatatttgattaaaagcatttttattttctcaaAAGATCCAGCATCATCACTTGAAAAAATAACTGAATTTAGACAACAACACAGAAAAACATTGGATGGAAGACTTTGTGCTTCTGCTTTTCTTCATGATGATCAAACCTATACAGACTGTACGAACGCAACCTCTCCTGATGGAACTAGTG GCAAGGAATGGTGTTATGTAGAGGTTCAATTATTAGGTAAGGGATCTCGTGACTGGGATTATTGTGCTAATGCAATAAATTATGACAAACTAAGAATGCAtgtaaaaaaagtttttgaAGAGAAATCATTAGAAGCAGATAGGTTAAAGGATAGATTACAAGTTTTAAATAGTAGAATCtatagcatgctacaaaaatTTGATTCTGTTTGCGGTAAAAAACATGAACTAATAAATTCTAgaattgaaaaaattaatgaatggCTTACTAAAAGTGAAGATTCCTTatcaaaaatagaaaataattctAATGATATAGATTCcactaaaaatattattgataATTTACAAatagatattaaaaatgagaGTGAAAATGCTAAACAAGCAGAGGAGAATTGTGAAAATTCTCCAGGTTATGAAGATGAGCCTCATAGTGATGGATTAAAAGTATCCTATTTTAATAACCCTTTTTTTGAAGGATCACCAACTGAAACAAAAATTGAGAAAgatgttaattttttttatagtaataGAGGCCCAGTAGAGAGTCTTTCTCCTTATAAATATTCTATTCGATATGAAGGATTTTTATTAGCACCACACAATggaacatatatttttataattgaaACTGATTGTTCTTTTAGACTACTTTTAAACAATAAAGATGTATTATTGTACGGCTTTGAAGAAgtagaagaagaaaattctTTTCCTAAAAGATCAATAAAATATTCAACAacaaatgatgaaaaaagtgaaataattaaaaaaaattcgaaACCTATTGAGTTAATAGGTGGTGAAAAACATAAATTTGTTTTAGAAGTATCTCATTCTTcccatttaaaatataaaaatggagAATCAgcttcttttaaattattatggAAATCTAGTGCAATAGATGAACAAGTTATTCAAAGTCATTACTTTTTTAGTGAGAATGTTATCCCTCCAATAagattttcttcattaaatGCAGACTTATTTGAAATAGGCTTAATTgatatagaagaaaatgtatttaaaaatgatgcTGATTGGTTAATTACAAGCATTCCATCCAAATACATTGGTTTACATCTCTTACGAACTGAACAAAATCCTCAATTTACCAATTTTTCTTTGTCAGTTAACACTGGTTCCAATTTATTTATTGCTGCACCGGTAAATGAAGTTTTACCTCTTAGCCCTCATAAAGATTCTCTATGGAAAGCATTTGATACAGAAGATATTTTAGAAATCACTCACAAtataacaaaagaaaaaaaaaaatttaaaataaaatttattccTTTAAAAAATAGGGCAGACTTGAAATTTTATGTGTTACaaaatattccttttttaatatttgctCAACAAAGAAAGATTTTACCAACTATATGTAATGGTGAGGAAGAAGTTTTATCATCCCCAGAGAACAAAGTTTTTAAAGAATGCATAGAATCGTCTTCCTTAACTGATGAATTCAATTGTTTAGCGGGATTGAGCAATTTGCATAtggataaaaaatatagcaCTTGGAGATCATTAAATACATCTATTggtgaatatataaaagtattttttaataggcctgtacaaattaataaatttcgTTTTAAACCAAGagataatattttaacatGGCCATCAGAAATATCTTTACTTTTTGATGATACAGAATTAATTATACCAATTTTGCATACTTCTAACATAGATCATAATACATTCAAACTGGAGCATCCAATTATTACTACTTCAgttaaaatagaaattagGGACATGTTTGTAAACTATGATGAAACAGGTGGATCATTTGAACTTATTGGAAACTCTTGTAATATAACTGATAATGATTATATGTCCCATCATGCAACTATTGATATTATTGATTGCAATAATACGTTAAATAATATACCGGATGTTCTACCTTTAATTAATGGAGATAAATTCTTAGCCACTTGTGATTATCATTGTATAGAACAATTAGCCGGTGAGGTTTACGGTTCAGATATATATTCTATTGATTCATCTTTATGTAAAACTGCTGTTCATGCAGGTGTTTGTAACaagaaaaatgataaaaattgcAAATTCTTAGTAATGATAAATGATAAACAAGAAAACTATGTCGGAAATTTGCAAAATAATGTTTTATCTTTGAaccaaaataaaaattctaatTTATCATTCACTGTTTCTCCTGCATTTACACAAAATTTTAATCAGTTATATTCTTCCTCTCCTAATAGTTATTCTATTGtctttaaaagaaataatgatttaaatttaCCAAATAAATTTCTAATAGATTCAGGGGAAGTATTTAAAGACTATGACACTTTTGCATATGGCTGGAATAGGCCAATCAGCTTTTTAGAACCTTtaacacaaaaaaatatttattcaaaTGGTTTATATTCAGGAGGAATCAACTTTCCACCTGCATCAGCTAGCGAACATTGTATAACTGATTTAGAATGTCAGACAAATTTTTGGAAATTTAGAACTCATGAAAATGGGACATATACAATTCAAGTTTTAATTGGCAATATATCTTCCAGTGATAAGCAAAATGCCTTTATTGAGGTAAATGGATTAcccttaataaaaaatgttgaattacaaaaaaatgaatattttgtTGCTGTTAAAAATGTACAGATAACTAATCGATCCCTCATATTTACATCAACATGTTTAGAAAGTGAAAACGAATGCACACATGCTAAAACTACTATAATGGCTATTCaaatcttaaaaatataa